Part of the Lotus japonicus ecotype B-129 chromosome 6, LjGifu_v1.2 genome, GGGCCACAAACTAGGAGAAGTTATGTATGGAGGTTACCATGGGTAGAAtagtatttttataatttaattaagtgatgagtttttctttccattctttTCCATCCAATTTGGGGGGAGCAAATATGAAGGAAAGTAATGGAGCATGATGGGTCTTGAACCACTACTTACCACTCCCTTccatcatattttaaataaaacaaacaatggaTCACTCCCTCCTTCCCCACCACTCCACTCCACTCCACTCCACTCCACTCCACTCCATCCCCTCCCCCAATCCAAAAAAAGCCTTAGTCCCTTCATTTACTATCTTCTATTGTGTGTGTTTAGAATTGCTAGCTTTGTAAGTGCAATAAAAAAAGGTAAGTTTTGTAAAATAAAAGTTTTTGTTCTACCTCTTATCGGATCCGAACCGGGTCAAGTAAAAAACCAACGGAACCGTAACGTCTGGGAAGAAAACTGGCAGCACCATAACGACGATCTCAGACAATTCTCACTCTCCAccagatctctctctctctctctctcgctctccgGCGCTTAACCCTCCGAAACCCTAGTTCTCACTCCAGATCAGCTTCTGACCATTCGATCCACATCCTCGCGTTCTCTCCGGCCGTTGCAGCAAGCAATCGTGGTGGTTCTTCGTCTCGGATCGTTCGGATTTTCTCGTTTCCGCCCGCGATCTCGCATTGTTGGTGGAGTTTTCAGTTGACATTTGGTACTGTTTGGAGAAAGCGGCGAGGTAGTTGCTCGGGAAGTACGAAATATGCAGCGTGCTTCCGTGACAGTTGAGGAACAGTTGTTGCTGAAAGCGATTAAGGAAGAGTGTCCATGGGAGAGCCTTCCCAAGCGAATTCAAGCTACGATTTCTTCCAGAGAGGAATGGCACAGAAGGTTAGTGTACCTAGCTTCATATGCTTTACTGAGAAGTTCACTGGAATGCTCAATTAATGAAGTTTGCACTAGAGTTAGTATGCATTTCATGACCCTTTGATGATCTGGATGTATGTGGTCTTAATTCTTATGCCCTCTTTAAGCGAAAGCGTAGTTAAGTGAAGAGGATAGGGAATCTAGTGAAGGATGCTCTGGTGTCATCATTGCAACCAAGTTTTAGCAATTTGAACTAGTTCTATATTGGGATTGGTTCTAGAGTATGCGATAAGCTTCGAAGTGGTAGGAAGTATAACTATGATTTTGAGAGGCTATAGTGTATTTAAAAAGGAAACCATAACCAACAAGGTCTAGCACAATTGGTAGATCGCTCGGCTCCTTAAGCATCTAGTTCAGGGGGTGTATGGAGAAGGGTTTGTTTGGAGAGGCCTacccacttaatgtgatcttCCAGCCTCAAGGGGATTAGTCTCATACTCTCATAGCTGCCGGCTGTGGGGAAACCTTGGGAAACCATCATATATCCCTACAAAAAATAACTTCTCCGAGCTGATTCTGATATAGaatgtattttttgttttcatttagtAGATTTTCACAATGTGCTATGTTCCCACTTATGTCACGGCAAATGTGTCAATGCGttaaatatttgttttttaatacATCCTCTTTTGATGCTAATTCTTTTTCTTGGCCATGGAAATTTCGTGCAGGGTAATTGAATGCTGCATTAAGAAGAGACTCCAATGGAATAATTGTTTTGCGCGTAAAATTTGTAAAGAAAGCGAATATTATGAAGATATGATGCGTTACTTGCGGAAGAATCTTGCTGTATGTACTGCTCAGAATGCTGTGTGGCTCTTCTTTTCTGAAATTGTCTATCAAATACATTATTACATTATTTAACGGTAGAAAGTTTTAATTCTTTAAAAAGGAAATTGCAATATTGTAATTAAATACTGGACTTTGTTTCTATTTTGTAGTAGGAGCAGTTttgataataaataaaataatctaACCATATTAACTTGttgatgaaaaaaataatattatcatCTACATACCTAGATTAATGAATGCCCGATGTAACTACTACAGGACTGCTTCCTTGATGTTGGGGAGTAACCTCATCTTTTGCTTTTTTTGCAAGATAATCTGTATTTAATGtgcttatttattttacttGCAGCTATTTCCTTATCATCTGGCGGAGTATGTTTGCCGTGTGATGAGGGTATCGCCTTTCAGATATTATTGTGATATGATTTTTGAAGTAATGAAGAATGGTAAGTTGTCACTTGCTTTTGCATTCTCCATGTCCTAATTTCTCCATGATGGTCCTGAAATTTTTTGCTGTCTGTAACTTTCAAATTTCAACAGCTTGATTTCTCCGTGTAACATCATTCCATCCTAACCAGGTTGTTGATTACAGGATGCATACCGTCTGTATAAATATTTCTGACTTTGGTTTCATCTTGTAACTTGAATGGCTGGGAAATTAAGAGTTGGACATTTATTTTGTTGTTAATTGAAAACTGTTCTCATAATACAGATTGATAGTGTGAGTGTGAGACATAGCTAGTAAAATGTTGACTACAGACTCCTCTGTAGGATAGAATTATATCCATAAGCACTTGAAAAGTGAGgaaattaatttttgaaatgGTAAATCTCTTTTTCTCCCTGGTCGTATGTGGTGCTTCATAGACTAAATTGAGTGTGCATACTTGCATTACGGTGGATATATATGGATAAACATTGGTGGATGCACCCTTACCTTACAAACATTGGTGGATGCTGGATGCACCCTTACGTTACAAACTGTAAGAAGCTGGCGAATGTTGGAACTTTTGAGAGCATGTAAGTGCTCTGATGGGTACTAGTCAATCTGGACACACTGGAGCTGATGCCAGTGGCAGACTGGCAGTAAGGTAGGCACACTGATGCGAGAGATGATACATGGATAGGTGTGAATGTGTGATGAAGAGATAGAAATGTGTTGGAGGAAGGACATTGCAAGAGAGATGACGAATTGGAATCACAAAAATAATCATGGATTTAAAGTGGTGCTTCAGATTTTAGGTAGCAGTGGAGTAATGATTGGATTAATCACGGAGCATGGTACTACTGAGACGTTATCTTGAAATTATATGGTTTTTTAAGCTACAGAAGAAGGAAATGAGAAAATAGAGACTGAAGAAATTGAAATTCATATTGATTTGGTGTTATATGGGGTGATATGAAATATTAAGCACTGATATTAATTTATGCTAATACTTGGATACCTAATTAAATTGGGAACAAATCATGAGATATAATGAAACATGAAACCACTGATAAGAGATAATCTGATATACACTTTCTGATACGATAATAATATTATGTGAAATATTCTTGATATTCTACCAGCTTATGCCATTAggttttttcttaatttacacAGTTGTGGTAATCTAGAGGATGATATTCCCATTATTTGTTTTAACTTCAATTGGCATCATTAGGCGTGATTCATGATAGGCCATGATTGCATCCTTTGATCCATGTAGCCGATCCCATCAAGTAGAAAAATGCTTTGACTGTTGTTGTTTGGTGTAATTTTTAATTGTTGCATTTACATCATATAGATGCTTAGTCTATAGGAATATTTTACTGATAAAAGAACTCCATCTTGTGCGTGTAAATGTCCTCTTGTGTGCTTTAAGGTTGATTTATATGTAGACTGATAAACGTTTGCTTGCTAATAAGCTGCCCTTACAATTTCCTGCTTAATATAATTATTTGCAGAGCAACCTTATGACAGCATCCCAAACTTTAGTGCAGCAGATGCTTTAAGACTTACAGGAATTGGTAGAAATGAATTTATTGATATAATGAACAAGTGCAGATCTAAGGTACTGATTAGATTTTCTTGTAtagtttaaaataatttatatttgataCTTAAATTTCATGTATAAGCATAATATTATGTGCATATCTTTGTTTGTTTAATTACCTGTTGCAATCATAGTACCAATATTACCCTATAATAAGCAGACAAGGCACTGATTCTAGAATTGTCAAGCTAAGTGTGTCTTAATGACTATCCTCTTCATTTGATACTTCTCAAAATGGCtgttatgataaaaaaaaaagctgtCAATAAGTTTGAAGGCTATGTAACACTGACAATCATCAAATTTCTATGACATTACTTAGGAAGTTTCGTCTATAACTTTCTTTAATTTGTTGTTTAATTGCAAACCTCGACAGTTAGGAAAGTAGTAAAGGGAAAAGATGAAACTGATTAAGAGATTTTTTTAGGAAAGAGTAATAGCCTTGTAGGAGAAATCTTGACTGCAATCATGTGCCTCTGACCACCAAACTTTCATTTTGTTCctcattaatttaaattttgtttcACTGACTTTGCTTCCCCTTGTCTTGAACTGGATAATGATTCTTATCGAATATCATTAACCTCCTCATGTTTGACACTCGctgtatatatattatttggcTTTTGATTCAAATTTAATGGAATATTTATTATCAAGGGATATGATTGTATTTTTCCGTATGTGTGGCTGTGTGCACATCTGCTGATAGCAATTAAGCCACAAACAATTTCTCTGTTATTTTCAACTGACTTTATAGTTTATATCATTCTTTTCTCACCCTTCATTTCTTATCTTGGAGTATTCAGAAAATCATGTGGAAAATAAACAAATCAATTGCAAAAGAACTTTTACCTACACAGCCTGTGGATTTTTCTATTGAACCTTGGTGGGGAGTTTGTCTTGTGAACTTCACTTTGGAAGAATTTAAGGTGAGGTTTGTATTTCAACGTTATTAAATGGAGAAGGGTTCACTTCTACCAATGCTGTTCATTGTCTTATTTGCTAATGAGAAGTAATTTTGGTATGCCCTTGTCTAATAATTTTTGTTGATATTTCTTTTCTTGTTTTCTGCATCTATAGAAACTCTCAGAAGAGGAAATGGCCACAATAGACAAAGTGTGTAAGGAAGAAGCAAATTCTTTTATCCTGTTTGATCCTGACGTTGTAAAGGGTCTCTTTAAACGTGGATTGATTTACTTTGATGTTCCTGTATATCCAGAAGATCGGTTTAAAGGTGTGCTTATGTGTTAGAGTCTTGTTCTATATTTTTGTCCTGCTAGATTTAATGTTCCAAATATCATTGAGGCATGGTTTCTTAGCATTTAAGTTCAAAGTTTCATATCCATAGTGCATTATAATCTGAAGGCTTGCCTTGGGGTAATGGGTTACAAAGTAGAGTTTTTTATCAATTCAGCTTGGTCTGTTTTCAGGCATCTGTATTCTCACTGACCCAGCTGATCATGCTGGTTCCCCTGAAGTTGACTTGAAACTAAAcagttttgtttattgtttaacAACTGAACAAAACCAAACATAATTGGACGTTGGTTTTTAGTTGATTGGTTTCAATATGGTTGAATATTTTGCTTCAGAATCAGTTTTGTACACCAGTAGATCATCCATTTGTAAGTGAAATGTCTAATAATAAGTAACTGACAATACTCCCATAGTCCCATTAATCACTAGATGCTGTATGTCTTACAtgatttttgggatttcttTCCAACAGAATTATATGTACTGCATTCATTTTGAAAGCTCCGTCTGTTTAATTGACTTAAGTAATTGTTATGAATATTGTGATTCAGTTTCAAGGCTTGAAGGTTTTGTTTCTAACAGGGAGCAGTCTTATGAAGATCCTATTGAAGAGTAATGCATTTCTTTCATTTTGTTCCCATCCTATTTTTCTAATGTCGTTTTTACAAACTGTGACTAAGTTACATTGTATCTTCTCTTCCAGGTTATTATATGCAGTTTTTGttgtttcaaatgaaaataCATCTGTTGCTGAATTGGCAACAACCCTTCAGGCTGACTTGTCACAACTGCAGGCTGCTGCTTCTTTTGTTTGTCGATTGGGATGGGCAACAAAAGTCATTGATCCATCATCTATTCTTCAAGACACAAACATTCCGGGGTCTCCTAGAAGTGCAGTCAGTGATGAAGATGCTTCTCTTGCCAGTCATGGTTTTGACAATACACTTATCGATAATGATACCAGTCACGGGGATTCTTCAGGGAACTGCGGTCCTCGTTCTGCCTATACTCGTGTTGCATTCATAGTTGATGCTAATATCACATCATATCTTATGATGGGTTCTGTTTCACCAGGTATATACCTTTCACTTCCCCACTTCCTGAAGCTTAAATTCATCTGCCATAGTTTTTTGAAATATGTTCTCAATGTTGTTGTAAATTCTATTATACTGATATAAATGGCCAGAAGAAACCAATTTGTTTTGTCTTGAAGCTTGCGAAGAGGATCAAATTGAGCCAAAACATGACATCCAAGCATATGGGATTACAATTGTTTGGTTTTTGATTAATAAATCCTTGTGTGTTTTATTTATATGGCAAATCAGTAAAATTATTCTTTTTGCCTATTCATTCAGAGTTCGTTTGTCTTCTGCCATGCGTGCCTGAGAATTGGTTTGTATGACTATATGTGATTAGTCTGACCAAAATCATTCTTCCTGCTGAACTCTTTCAGGCCTGAAATCTCATGCTGTTACACTCTATGAAGCGGGTAAATTGGGTCATGCCAGCATTTCTGATCTTTGCAATGATCTTAGCACTCTGGAAGGTGCAAAATTTGAGGGTGAATTGCAGGAATTTGCAAATCATGCATTTAGCCTGCGTTGTGTATTAGAATGTTTACAATCAGGTGGAGTTGCTTCTGATGTAAAAGTGGAGGAAGGTTTTGATAAGATGGATATGGCTATTTCaagcaatgatgaatcaggttCTCTAATAGCTGAAATCACTTTGGCTGACAGCTCAGGAGACTCTGGTATTCCAGAAGGTGGGATGAATGATGACGATTTAGTAAGTTTAGATTTAGAGAAGCCTGCAGTGGCCTCTGTTTCCTCTGAAGCTGATTCTAGTAATAAAACATGTTCTATTACTTTGGAAGGTGTTGACAACAGTCACATACAGGAAGCCAGCAAAGACGAAAGTCTCCAGAATGATGAGAAAATACTGGTTGAAGGGTCAGATGTTGGAGCAGAAATGctgaagagaaaaaagaaatacCGCGTAGATATTCTTCGCTGCGAAAGCTTGGCTTCTCTTGCACCGGCAACCCTTGACCGTTTGTTTCTTCGTGACTATGACGTAGTTGTGTCCATAGTGCCTCTTCCTCATTCATCAGTTCTTCCTGGACCCACAGGTCCAGTTCATTTTGGTCCCCCCTCTTATTCTTTCATGTCTCCTTGGATGAAATTGGTATTATATTCAACTGTAGCTAATGGGCCTCTATCAGTTGTTCTGATGAAAGGACAGTGTTTGCGCTTACTTCCTGCTCCATTGGCTGGTTGTGAGAAAGCTCTCATATGGTCTTGGGATGGTTCCACAGTAGGAGGGTTGGGAGGGAAGCTTGAAGGAAATTTAGTGAAGGGAAGTATACTCCTGCATTGCTTAAATTCACTTCTTAA contains:
- the LOC130726640 gene encoding uncharacterized protein LOC130726640, producing MQRASVTVEEQLLLKAIKEECPWESLPKRIQATISSREEWHRRVIECCIKKRLQWNNCFARKICKESEYYEDMMRYLRKNLALFPYHLAEYVCRVMRVSPFRYYCDMIFEVMKNEQPYDSIPNFSAADALRLTGIGRNEFIDIMNKCRSKKIMWKINKSIAKELLPTQPVDFSIEPWWGVCLVNFTLEEFKKLSEEEMATIDKVCKEEANSFILFDPDVVKGLFKRGLIYFDVPVYPEDRFKVSRLEGFVSNREQSYEDPIEELLYAVFVVSNENTSVAELATTLQADLSQLQAAASFVCRLGWATKVIDPSSILQDTNIPGSPRSAVSDEDASLASHGFDNTLIDNDTSHGDSSGNCGPRSAYTRVAFIVDANITSYLMMGSVSPGLKSHAVTLYEAGKLGHASISDLCNDLSTLEGAKFEGELQEFANHAFSLRCVLECLQSGGVASDVKVEEGFDKMDMAISSNDESGSLIAEITLADSSGDSGIPEGGMNDDDLVSLDLEKPAVASVSSEADSSNKTCSITLEGVDNSHIQEASKDESLQNDEKILVEGSDVGAEMLKRKKKYRVDILRCESLASLAPATLDRLFLRDYDVVVSIVPLPHSSVLPGPTGPVHFGPPSYSFMSPWMKLVLYSTVANGPLSVVLMKGQCLRLLPAPLAGCEKALIWSWDGSTVGGLGGKLEGNLVKGSILLHCLNSLLKHSAVLVQPLSKFDLDESGKLITMDIPLPLKNSDGSVTPVGKELGICEEESSTLKFLLNDLANKMELWTVGYIRLVRLFNGRESDQFSPEEKYDWVPLSVEFGMPLFSPKLCNNICRRVVSSELLQSDSFGEHHCAMQSLRKKLRDICAEYQATGPAAKILYQKEQAKESSKQLLNYASGRWNPLIDPSSPISGASSEHQRLKLANRQRCRTEVLSFDGSILRSYALSPVYEAATRPIEEASPPASTIKAEPDENDSKEVILPGVNIIFDGSELHPFDIGACIQARQPISLIAEAAAASAPLYAIHP